The following proteins come from a genomic window of Acidobacteriota bacterium:
- the malQ gene encoding 4-alpha-glucanotransferase has product MSAVAGRRGGILLHLTSLPSPGAIGQLGPAAEAFVDWLAAADQAVWQILPSGPPGFGDSPYGAHSSRAGNPLLISPLELFESGLLPRSVLPSSPATPRVDFARAREDQERILGHAFKAYEQRPEVRVRFEELLAPEASWLDDWSLFAALKEAHEGAPWTAWEDPLRDRRREDLDRTRHRLRHRIAFHRFVQGCFLEQWRRFRRRVRAAGVQVLGDLPIYCSADSVEVWQRRDLFELAADGHPSHVAGVPPDYFSPRGQTWGNPLYRWDRHRAEGFRWWTDRLASALQRFDLLRLDHFRGFEAFWRIPANAESAAAGEWRPGPGGDLFTAFVGTREGLAPLIAEDLGVVTPEVEALRRSFDLPTMRVLQFAFDEPGSVHLPHAIPRRAVVYTGTHDNDTTVGWWRSLGDQAKRRARSYLGPGPIHSALQRAAYTSPAELAILPAQDVLGLGPEARMNRPGSAVGNWAWRLSPQDLGTGEAERLAELIAVSDRGPETETAAG; this is encoded by the coding sequence ATGAGCGCCGTCGCCGGCCGCCGCGGCGGCATCCTCCTGCACTTGACGTCGCTGCCCTCGCCCGGAGCCATCGGCCAGCTCGGACCGGCCGCCGAGGCCTTCGTCGACTGGCTGGCGGCCGCCGATCAAGCGGTCTGGCAAATTCTGCCCTCAGGCCCTCCCGGATTCGGAGATTCACCCTACGGGGCGCACTCTTCTCGCGCCGGCAATCCGCTGCTGATCTCGCCCCTGGAGCTGTTCGAAAGCGGATTGCTGCCGCGCTCGGTACTGCCCTCCTCGCCGGCGACGCCGAGGGTCGACTTCGCTCGCGCCCGCGAGGACCAGGAGAGAATCCTCGGCCACGCTTTCAAAGCCTACGAGCAGCGCCCTGAGGTGCGCGTCCGGTTCGAGGAGCTCCTCGCCCCGGAGGCTTCCTGGCTCGATGATTGGAGTCTCTTCGCCGCCCTCAAGGAAGCCCACGAAGGCGCTCCCTGGACGGCCTGGGAAGACCCGCTGCGCGATCGCCGGCGCGAAGATCTCGACCGGACTCGGCACCGCCTCCGGCACCGCATCGCCTTCCACCGCTTCGTGCAGGGCTGTTTCCTCGAGCAGTGGCGCCGTTTTCGACGGCGGGTTCGCGCCGCTGGCGTCCAGGTACTCGGTGACCTCCCGATCTACTGTTCAGCGGATAGCGTCGAGGTGTGGCAGCGCCGCGACCTGTTCGAGCTCGCCGCCGACGGTCACCCGAGCCACGTCGCCGGAGTTCCGCCGGACTACTTCTCCCCCCGCGGCCAGACCTGGGGCAACCCTCTCTACCGCTGGGACCGACATCGTGCCGAGGGCTTTCGCTGGTGGACTGATCGTCTCGCCAGCGCGCTGCAGCGTTTCGACCTTCTACGCCTCGATCATTTCCGCGGCTTCGAAGCCTTCTGGCGCATCCCCGCGAATGCCGAGTCGGCGGCAGCGGGCGAATGGCGTCCCGGCCCCGGCGGGGATCTGTTCACAGCCTTTGTAGGCACCCGGGAGGGCCTTGCGCCGCTGATCGCCGAGGACCTCGGGGTGGTCACTCCCGAGGTCGAAGCCCTGCGCCGGTCCTTCGACCTGCCGACGATGCGGGTGCTGCAGTTCGCCTTCGATGAACCCGGCAGCGTTCACCTGCCCCATGCCATTCCTCGCCGTGCGGTGGTCTACACGGGCACCCACGACAACGACACCACCGTCGGCTGGTGGCGCTCCCTCGGGGACCAGGCAAAGCGTCGCGCCCGCTCTTATCTCGGCCCCGGACCGATTCACTCGGCCCTGCAGCGTGCCGCCTACACCAGCCCCGCCGAGCTGGCGATCTTGCCGGCCCAGGATGTCCTCGGTCTGGGTCCCGAGGCGCGCATGAACCGCCCCGGCTCGGCGGTCGGCAACTGGGCCTGGCGCCTATCACCGCAGGACCTCGGCACCGGCGAGGCGGAACGGCTGGCGGAGCTGATCGCCGTCAGCGATCGTGGCCCCGAGACCGAGACTGCCGCCGGCTAG
- the glk gene encoding glucokinase: MILAGDIGGTHARLACFSAAGERLAFRSFRSADFAGLPEILETFFEQGDPAAVTDACLGIAGPVFDNRCHAPNLAWKVDGGEIARRFDFGRCRLINDLVATAEGLADLAPAELSVLQPGDRRPEGCRLLIAAGTGLGLALLPPADSPGRQQILPSEVGHADFAARTDEEIELLRFLRRRHGRVGIERVVSGPGIVAIWEHLSQRHRREVAPSLGQRLTTPKVDIAAEIARAAGSGECPVAERTVNLFLGAFGALVGSLALTVLATGGVYLAGGIPTKLIPALSKPTFLEAWRAKGRFSDFVRGLPLTVVRAEDTALRGAARIAMQ; this comes from the coding sequence TTGATTCTGGCCGGAGACATCGGAGGAACGCACGCCCGGCTGGCCTGTTTCTCGGCCGCCGGCGAGCGGCTCGCCTTTCGCTCCTTCCGCAGCGCCGACTTCGCCGGCCTCCCGGAGATCCTCGAGACCTTTTTCGAGCAGGGCGACCCCGCCGCCGTGACCGACGCCTGCCTCGGAATCGCCGGACCAGTGTTCGACAACCGCTGCCATGCCCCCAATCTCGCCTGGAAAGTCGACGGCGGTGAGATCGCCCGCCGCTTCGACTTCGGCCGCTGCCGACTGATCAACGATCTCGTCGCCACCGCCGAGGGGTTGGCCGATCTCGCCCCCGCTGAGCTCTCCGTTCTGCAGCCCGGGGATCGCAGGCCGGAGGGGTGCCGACTGCTGATCGCTGCCGGCACCGGCCTTGGTCTGGCACTCCTGCCACCGGCCGATTCGCCGGGTAGGCAGCAGATCCTGCCCTCCGAGGTCGGCCATGCGGATTTTGCGGCACGCACCGACGAGGAGATCGAGCTGCTGCGCTTTCTTCGCCGCCGTCACGGCCGAGTCGGCATCGAGCGGGTGGTCTCCGGTCCTGGCATCGTCGCGATCTGGGAGCATCTTTCGCAGCGCCACCGGCGCGAGGTGGCGCCGAGCCTCGGACAGCGCCTCACCACTCCCAAGGTCGACATCGCGGCCGAGATCGCCCGTGCTGCTGGCAGCGGCGAGTGCCCGGTGGCGGAGCGCACGGTGAACTTGTTCCTCGGCGCTTTCGGCGCCCTCGTGGGCAGCTTGGCCCTGACCGTCCTGGCCACCGGCGGGGTTTATCTCGCCGGCGGCATCCCGACCAAGCTGATCCCGGCCCTGAGCAAGCCAACCTTCCTCGAGGCCTGGCGCGCCAAGGGCCGCTTCTCCGACTTCGTCCGGGGTCTTCCCCTGACGGTGGTGCGGGCCGAAGACACGGCGCTCCGTGGGGCGGCTCGAATCGCAATGCAATGA
- a CDS encoding DUF1501 domain-containing protein: MCTDITRRGFLVGCSAAIAGLAGSRFNTVAFGDPGLNQEILVVLFLRGGIDGLSLVPPIGGSDRGHYEAARPTLRIPTAGGGAAINLNGQFGLHPSASPLFDLFQDGNLAIVQATGISNLVNRSHFDAMQYVELGTPGSTTISTGWLTRHLTSAGNLPPDLVMQSLAVGDLQPASLLSNLETVNVANPDAFNVDNGPWLWRHAQRTALRALYQEGGTWLHDAGLQALDAVDIVSLNAGDSYTPANGAVYPDGDFGDQLKVLAQMIKLDLGLQVATLDFGGWDTHDDQGTGSTGYLADLFDELSRGLAAFYTDLDGAGTSDYMQRLTMVVQSEFGRELFENADSGTEHGYGNLMLLLGDNVNGGFHGTWPGLAGGQLVDGTDLAVTTDYRRVLSEVLVRRMCNPNISQIFPTYSGYSPMGVVQGEDLDTGGTIFADGFESGTTAEWSARVD; this comes from the coding sequence ATGTGCACTGACATCACTCGTCGCGGATTCCTCGTCGGCTGCTCGGCGGCCATCGCCGGCCTCGCCGGCTCGCGTTTCAACACCGTCGCCTTCGGTGACCCGGGCCTCAATCAGGAGATCCTGGTGGTGCTCTTCCTGCGCGGCGGGATCGATGGCCTCTCCCTCGTGCCACCCATCGGCGGCAGCGATCGCGGCCACTACGAGGCAGCTCGACCGACCTTGCGCATCCCGACGGCGGGCGGCGGTGCGGCGATCAATCTCAACGGTCAGTTCGGCCTACACCCTTCGGCGAGCCCGCTGTTCGATCTCTTTCAGGACGGCAACCTGGCGATCGTCCAGGCGACCGGCATTTCCAATCTGGTCAATCGCTCGCACTTCGACGCCATGCAGTATGTCGAGCTCGGGACTCCCGGCTCCACCACCATCTCGACCGGCTGGCTGACCCGTCATCTGACCAGCGCCGGCAACCTGCCGCCGGACCTGGTGATGCAATCCCTGGCCGTCGGCGACCTGCAACCGGCTTCTCTGTTGTCCAACCTCGAGACCGTCAACGTCGCCAATCCGGATGCCTTCAACGTCGACAACGGACCCTGGTTGTGGCGCCATGCCCAGCGCACGGCGCTGCGCGCCCTCTACCAGGAAGGCGGTACCTGGCTCCACGACGCCGGCTTGCAAGCCCTCGATGCGGTCGACATCGTGTCCCTCAACGCCGGCGATAGCTATACCCCGGCGAACGGCGCCGTCTACCCCGACGGCGACTTCGGTGATCAGCTCAAGGTGCTGGCCCAGATGATCAAGCTCGACCTCGGTCTGCAGGTCGCGACCCTCGATTTCGGCGGCTGGGACACCCACGACGACCAGGGCACCGGCTCCACCGGCTATCTGGCCGACCTGTTCGACGAGCTCAGCCGGGGTCTGGCGGCCTTCTACACCGACCTCGACGGCGCCGGCACCAGCGACTACATGCAACGCCTCACCATGGTGGTGCAGAGCGAGTTCGGTCGCGAGCTGTTCGAGAACGCCGACTCCGGTACCGAGCATGGCTACGGCAATTTGATGCTGTTGCTCGGCGACAACGTCAACGGTGGCTTTCACGGTACCTGGCCCGGTCTCGCCGGCGGTCAGCTGGTCGACGGCACCGATCTCGCCGTGACCACCGACTATCGGCGCGTCCTCAGCGAAGTGTTGGTTCGCCGGATGTGCAATCCCAACATCTCCCAGATCTTCCCCACCTACAGCGGCTACAGCCCCATGGGGGTGGTCCAGGGCGAGGATCTCGACACCGGCGGCACGATCTTCGCGGACGGCTTCGAGTCCGGAACCACCGCCGAGTGGTCCGCTCGCGTCGACTGA
- a CDS encoding DUF1800 domain-containing protein, which produces MSYRFFSTSVENLKRAGERRARLAALAAPLADRQPRGLPPAAFDRRLGRDFFTSTGQPATIPGPPSAAVIALTRLAFGPRPGDVAAFNALGGNDSQRLEAWVDQQLAPGSIDDSALDNRLASSGFTTLDKTVQQLWTEHATADLPWEEVIRPLTETELVTFLRAIHSRRQLFEVMVDFWHNHFNVFAHEWPFGPLWVSHDRDAIRAHAFGNFRQMLEAVTRSPAMLYYLNNVVNSFEDANENFARELLELHGLGAEHYFGNIPQASVPRDGEGRPRGYVEDDVISAARCLTGWTLRNRDWDPDFGDTGEFFYYDPWHDHDPKHLLGMDLPANQPAMKDGHDLLDAIAEHPGTARHVAGKIARRLLGDQPPAAVVDAAAAVFAANVAASDQIARVIRSVVLSPQFLTTWGDKVKRPFEIAVSFFRATAGDLPFVRNDDATNWFRWEYYQAGQPLFGWHPPNGYPDFKNAWNTSAPRVMSWRLPNMLIQVEDADENLYFDLLGQVPAGVRSADALVNFWTDRMLGRSVPLDEHTKLAEFMAQGHNPSFDLPLDSDQDTRSRMRALVAVIAQSPSFLWR; this is translated from the coding sequence ATGTCGTACCGGTTCTTTTCCACTTCCGTAGAAAACCTCAAACGCGCCGGCGAGCGCCGCGCCCGCCTCGCCGCGCTGGCAGCTCCCCTCGCTGACCGCCAGCCCCGAGGACTTCCTCCGGCCGCCTTCGACCGCCGCCTGGGGCGAGACTTCTTCACCAGCACCGGACAGCCCGCGACCATTCCGGGTCCGCCCTCGGCGGCCGTCATCGCCCTCACCCGGCTGGCCTTCGGACCGCGTCCCGGCGATGTCGCCGCCTTCAACGCCCTCGGCGGGAACGACAGCCAGCGCCTCGAGGCGTGGGTCGATCAACAACTCGCCCCGGGATCGATCGACGACTCCGCCCTCGACAATCGCCTGGCGAGCTCCGGCTTCACCACCCTCGACAAAACCGTGCAACAGCTCTGGACCGAGCACGCGACCGCCGACCTCCCCTGGGAAGAGGTGATCCGCCCGCTCACCGAAACCGAGCTGGTGACCTTCTTGCGCGCGATCCACAGCCGGCGGCAGCTCTTCGAGGTGATGGTCGATTTCTGGCACAACCACTTCAACGTCTTCGCTCACGAGTGGCCCTTCGGACCGCTCTGGGTGAGCCACGACCGTGATGCCATCCGCGCTCATGCCTTCGGCAACTTCCGGCAAATGCTCGAAGCGGTGACGCGTTCGCCGGCGATGCTCTACTACCTCAACAACGTGGTGAACTCCTTCGAGGACGCCAACGAGAACTTCGCCCGCGAGCTCCTCGAGCTCCATGGCCTCGGGGCCGAGCACTACTTCGGCAACATTCCGCAAGCCAGCGTGCCTCGGGATGGCGAAGGGCGGCCACGGGGCTATGTCGAGGACGACGTCATCTCGGCGGCTCGCTGCCTCACCGGCTGGACCTTGCGCAATCGCGATTGGGACCCGGACTTCGGAGACACCGGCGAGTTCTTCTACTACGACCCATGGCACGACCACGATCCCAAGCACTTGCTGGGGATGGACCTGCCAGCCAATCAGCCGGCGATGAAGGACGGCCACGATTTGCTCGACGCCATCGCCGAGCATCCGGGGACCGCCCGCCATGTCGCCGGCAAGATCGCACGTCGCCTGCTCGGCGATCAGCCGCCGGCGGCGGTGGTCGACGCGGCCGCGGCGGTGTTCGCCGCCAACGTCGCAGCTTCCGACCAAATCGCCCGAGTGATTCGTAGCGTGGTCCTGAGCCCGCAGTTCCTCACCACCTGGGGTGACAAGGTGAAGCGCCCCTTCGAGATCGCCGTCAGCTTCTTCCGGGCGACCGCCGGGGACCTGCCCTTCGTGCGCAACGACGATGCCACCAACTGGTTTCGCTGGGAGTACTACCAGGCCGGCCAGCCGCTCTTCGGCTGGCATCCCCCCAACGGCTATCCGGACTTCAAGAACGCCTGGAATACCAGCGCGCCTCGAGTCATGAGCTGGCGCCTGCCGAACATGTTGATCCAGGTGGAGGACGCTGACGAAAACCTCTACTTCGACCTGCTCGGACAGGTACCCGCGGGAGTCCGCTCCGCCGATGCCCTGGTCAACTTTTGGACCGACCGCATGCTCGGCCGATCGGTGCCATTGGATGAGCACACCAAGCTGGCCGAGTTCATGGCGCAGGGACACAACCCGTCCTTCGACCTGCCCCTCGACAGCGATCAGGACACCCGCAGCCGAATGCGTGCCCTGGTTGCCGTGATCGCCCAATCCCCTTCATTCCTGTGGCGCTGA
- a CDS encoding amidohydrolase family protein, with amino-acid sequence MTNSSAPSRVFLLLALAGLLLGCPADERGAEVEDPGIAFVGVSVLAPNDRWLDDQTLLVRGAVITALGARDEVAIPDGVEVISGEGRYVVPGLVDSHVHLDDPSELDIYPTYGITTVVNLRGVGRHLRWRDEIARGERFGPRLVTAGDYLDGDPPWMEPMTSVTTPEDAAQVVREQKQAGYDLVKVYSQLSTDQLRAITAAAREVGTVVVGHASNNYDLETLIAAGQSNVAHGQQLLRWYLPESPSDAEIDTVARQLAAGGVSVTPNLSWTLGLLRQGEDLAALLEEPDAGWLHPAVLQPWRPGFNRYIRDAETWVPDVRQRFEIEKRLVSALHQAGVTLLAGTDASTSGVYPGASLHDELLLLEEAGLTPAQALATATRNPGELLHRWLPQGPRSGEISVGMQADLLLVEGDPLADLGRLRRPAGTMLAGRWHPRSDLEARRQQLVDRFAILGPVVEELESALFAGDVAAARPIFDAWRRDHPQEQLFAQYPLFFASYRFLYGADGFQTEPKPLETALELYRMYAETYPEYHSSHYLLGEVYRALGRDQAAASAYREALRLHPLHPRASAALEEIAAGSPASKDPA; translated from the coding sequence ATGACCAATTCGAGCGCCCCCTCTCGAGTCTTCCTGCTCCTCGCCCTGGCGGGCTTGCTCCTCGGGTGTCCCGCCGACGAAAGAGGCGCCGAGGTCGAAGATCCCGGCATCGCCTTCGTTGGCGTCTCCGTCTTGGCACCGAACGACCGCTGGCTCGATGATCAGACGCTGCTGGTGCGCGGCGCGGTGATCACTGCCCTCGGAGCACGGGACGAGGTCGCTATCCCCGACGGAGTGGAAGTCATCTCCGGCGAGGGTCGATATGTGGTTCCGGGGCTGGTCGACAGCCACGTCCATCTCGACGACCCCAGCGAGCTCGACATCTACCCCACCTACGGCATCACCACGGTGGTCAACCTGCGCGGCGTCGGCCGTCACCTCCGCTGGCGCGACGAGATTGCTCGCGGTGAGCGCTTCGGCCCCCGGTTGGTGACCGCCGGCGATTACCTCGACGGCGACCCTCCCTGGATGGAGCCGATGACCAGCGTCACGACTCCGGAAGATGCTGCCCAGGTAGTGCGCGAGCAGAAGCAGGCTGGCTACGATCTGGTCAAGGTCTACAGTCAGCTCAGCACGGACCAGCTACGGGCCATCACCGCAGCCGCACGCGAGGTCGGCACGGTGGTCGTCGGTCACGCCTCGAACAACTATGATCTCGAGACCCTGATCGCCGCTGGCCAGAGCAACGTCGCTCACGGTCAACAGCTACTGCGCTGGTATCTGCCGGAATCCCCGAGCGACGCCGAGATCGACACCGTCGCTCGCCAGCTCGCGGCCGGTGGAGTGTCGGTGACGCCCAATCTCTCCTGGACCCTCGGTCTGCTGCGCCAGGGCGAGGATCTGGCGGCGCTGTTGGAGGAACCGGACGCAGGCTGGCTCCATCCGGCGGTGCTGCAACCTTGGCGACCGGGATTCAACCGCTACATCCGCGACGCCGAGACCTGGGTTCCCGATGTTCGCCAGCGTTTCGAGATCGAAAAACGACTGGTGTCAGCGCTCCACCAGGCCGGCGTGACGCTGTTGGCGGGAACCGACGCATCGACCTCCGGGGTCTATCCTGGAGCCTCTCTCCACGACGAGCTCCTCCTGCTGGAAGAGGCCGGCCTGACGCCGGCCCAGGCCCTCGCCACGGCGACCCGCAATCCCGGCGAGCTCCTCCACCGCTGGCTGCCGCAGGGCCCCCGCAGCGGTGAGATCTCGGTTGGCATGCAGGCCGACCTGCTGCTGGTCGAGGGCGATCCTCTCGCCGACCTGGGGCGGCTGCGCCGCCCCGCCGGCACCATGTTGGCGGGCCGCTGGCACCCGCGCTCCGACCTCGAGGCGCGACGCCAGCAGCTCGTCGATCGCTTCGCAATCCTCGGGCCGGTAGTCGAGGAGCTCGAGTCGGCGCTGTTTGCGGGCGACGTCGCGGCGGCTCGGCCGATCTTCGACGCCTGGCGGCGCGATCATCCGCAGGAGCAGCTCTTCGCGCAGTATCCGCTGTTCTTCGCCTCTTACCGCTTCCTCTACGGCGCCGACGGCTTCCAGACCGAGCCGAAGCCTTTGGAGACCGCCCTCGAACTCTATCGCATGTACGCCGAAACCTACCCCGAGTACCATTCCTCCCACTATCTGCTGGGCGAGGTCTATCGCGCCCTGGGGCGCGATCAGGCGGCGGCATCTGCCTACCGAGAAGCCCTCCGGCTCCATCCGCTTCATCCACGGGCCAGCGCCGCCCTCGAGGAAATCGCAGCCGGATCGCCAGCGTCGAAGGATCCTGCCTGA